The following is a genomic window from bacterium.
CGGTTCCGGAACCGGTGATCGACCTCGAAGACGCGGATCTCGAAGACCCGAGCCTGCCCGACGAAGGTGGCGCAGCAGCAGAGCAGACATGAAGCGCCGGATCCGCTCTCCACGCGAACGGAGGGTCGTGAACGAAGGGCCCGGCGCTGCGGAAACGGCAGGATGAGCAAGAACGAGACCTCGGGACAGACACGCAAGCTCTTCGGGACCGACGGCATCCGTGGGACTGCGAACGTCCATCCCATGACTCCGGAGGTGGCGCTCGCCCTGGGTCGCGCGATCGCCCACGTGTTCCGCGAAGCGGAGGGCGAGCGCAAGCAGATCCTGATCGGCAAGGACACGCGCCTCTCGGGCTACATGTTCGAAGACGCGCTCGCCGCGGGAATCTGCTCGATGGGCGTGAACGTGATCCAGGTCGGGCCGGTGCCCACGCCGGCGCTGGCGTTCCTGACCCGGGACATGCGCTGCAACGCGGGCGTCATGATCACCGCCAGCCACAACCCCTACCAGGACAACGGCATCAAGTTCTTCGCGGCCGACGGCTTCAAGCTGCCCGACGAGGAAGAAGCGCGGATCGAGCGTCTGATCGAATCCGGCGAGGTCGCGCACATCTCCGTCCCGCCCGACGAGATCGGGCAGGCCCAGCGGATCGAGGACGCTCGCGGCCGCTACGTCGTCTATCTGAAGAACGCGTTTCCGCGGGACCTCACCCTCGAAGGCATGCGGATCGTCCTCGACTGTGCGAACGGCGCGGGATACCGCGTGGGCCCGACGGTCCTCGAGGAGCTCGGGGCCGAGGTCTTCACGATCGGCGTCGAGCCGAACGGCCGGAACATCAACGAGGAGTGCGGGTCGCTCCACCCCGACCGCGTCGCGGCGAAGGTGAAGGAGCTGCGTGCCGATGTCGGCATCGCCCTCGACGGGGACGCCGACCGGGTGATCATCTGCGACGAGCACGGCGAGATCTTCGACGGCGACATGCTGATGTGGATGTGTGCGCGCTCGATGAAGGAGGCGGGGACCCTCTCGAACGACACGCTGGTCGCGACGGTCATGAGCAACCTCGGGCTCGAGATCGCCCTCGACGGGATCGGCGTGACGCTCGAGCGCACGCAGGTCGGGGATCGCTACGTCGTCGAAGCGATGCGCGAGCGGGGCCACAATCTGGGCGGCGAGCAGTCCGGCCACATCCTTTTCCTCGAGCATTCGACGACCGGGGACGGGATGATGTCCGCGCTCCAGGTCCTCGCGCTGATGGCCCGGAGCGGCCGGCGCCTGAGCGAGCTGAACCAGGGCTTCGAACGCTTGCCGCAGGTCATGGTCAACATCGGCGTGGCCGAGAAGCGACCGCTGGAAGAGCTCACGACGTTCCAGGAGCAGGTCGCCGAGGTCGAGGACGAGCTCGGCGAAACCGGACGCGTGCTGATCCGCTACTCCGGAACCGAGAACAAGGCGCGCGTCATGGTCGAGGGCCGCGACGAGTCGCGGGTGCACGAGATCGCGAATCAGCTGGCGAGCAAGCTGAAGGCTTCCCTCGCAGGAGCGGACTGAACATGCGCCTGGTGCTCTCTCTGGACAGCTGGCCGGTCCTCCGCGACTTCGCCGCGAGTGATCGCAGCGAGCTCGGTGCGGCGGCCAGCCTGGCCGAGCTGGCGGGGGTCGATGCGCTCCGCCTCTCGATCAACGAAGACCTCGTTCCGGTTCGTGAGACCGACGTCGACACGCTCCGCCGGGCGGCGCGCACGATGGAGCTGCGAATGCCCGTGTCGCAGAGCCTGCTGAAGATTCCGCTCGAGGCGCGCCCGGACCGGGTCGTGCTCGTCGGGGAGCGGCACGCCGAAGCGGGACAGGCGCCGCCGGTCGATGCACGCGTGGCGGGGCAGGCCCTCGGCAGCCTCCTGCGTTCCCTGGAGGATGCCGGCATCGCCGCGAGCGTTCGGGTCGCGCCGGACCTCGACGCGATTCGTGCGGTCCACGCCCAGGGCGTCCAGGACATCGAGCTCTTCACGGGACATCTCGTCGATCTGCCGGACGCGGAGCGCCGGGCAGCGCTCGTCACGCTCGGGGATACGGCGCGTCTGGCCAGCAAGCTGCGTCTCGGTCACGGGGTCGCCGGTGGCCTCGACGACCGCAACGTCGCCGAAGTGCTGGCGGCGGCACCGTCCGCCGATCGTGTCGTGTTCGGACGCGGTCTCGCCCGACGCGCGCTTCTCGTCGGCCTCGATCGCGCGATCCGCGATTTCCGCGACCGCCTGCGCTGACGGCGGAGCGGGCGCGACGCGCGCGTGAACGTCGGCGCCCGGGGCAGGCGAACGGCTACTCTCAGGAGAGAGCGCGCGGGCGATCCGCCCGGGATGCGCCGGAGGTCGGAATCGTGACGGCACGCGACGAGAGCGAGGGCTGGCCGAGCCCGCCGGGATCGCCGCCGGATCGGGGCGCCGGCGTCGCTTTAGGGGAATGGCGACTCGTCTCCGCGGAGGAGATGCGCGCCCTCGACGCCGCGACGATCGAGGGACGGGGGGTGCCCGGCGAGGTGCTGATGGAGAACGCCGGGCGGGCGCTGGTCGTGCCCGCGGTCGGGCTCCGCGCGCGTTCGGAACGCCCGGCCGGACCGGTCCTCGTGCT
Proteins encoded in this region:
- a CDS encoding pyridoxine 5'-phosphate synthase — encoded protein: MRLVLSLDSWPVLRDFAASDRSELGAAASLAELAGVDALRLSINEDLVPVRETDVDTLRRAARTMELRMPVSQSLLKIPLEARPDRVVLVGERHAEAGQAPPVDARVAGQALGSLLRSLEDAGIAASVRVAPDLDAIRAVHAQGVQDIELFTGHLVDLPDAERRAALVTLGDTARLASKLRLGHGVAGGLDDRNVAEVLAAAPSADRVVFGRGLARRALLVGLDRAIRDFRDRLR
- the glmM gene encoding phosphoglucosamine mutase; this encodes MSKNETSGQTRKLFGTDGIRGTANVHPMTPEVALALGRAIAHVFREAEGERKQILIGKDTRLSGYMFEDALAAGICSMGVNVIQVGPVPTPALAFLTRDMRCNAGVMITASHNPYQDNGIKFFAADGFKLPDEEEARIERLIESGEVAHISVPPDEIGQAQRIEDARGRYVVYLKNAFPRDLTLEGMRIVLDCANGAGYRVGPTVLEELGAEVFTIGVEPNGRNINEECGSLHPDRVAAKVKELRADVGIALDGDADRVIICDEHGEIFDGDMLMWMCARSMKEAGTLSNDTLVATVMSNLGLEIALDGIGVTLERTQVGDRYVVEAMRERGHNLGGEQSGHILFLEHSTTGDGMMSALQVLALMARSGRRLSELNQGFERLPQVMVNIGVAEKRPLEELTTFQEQVAEVEDELGETGRVLIRYSGTENKARVMVEGRDESRVHEIANQLASKLKASLAGAD